The following is a genomic window from Coleofasciculaceae cyanobacterium.
CTCTTGCCTTTCTTTGGGCATCTTCTGAGAGCCCAGGTCGTCGTCCTCCCAGCCTGCCCCTGGCTCTGGCAGCAGATAATCCTGCATTGGTACGCTCGCTGATAATTCCTCGCTCAAATTCTGCAAGTGCTGCAAAGATATTAAATACCAGCTTTCCTTGAGCGGTACTGGTGTCAATCGGATCGTTTAAGCTCTTTAAGCCAATTCCGCGCTGGCTTAATTCTTCTGCAAGCTCGACTAAGTGCTTGAGCGATCGCCCCAGTCGGTCTAACTTCCACACCACAATCGTATCTCCCTCGCGAGCATTCTTCAGCATCCGACCTAATCCTGGTCGCTCCGCCTTTACTCCACTCACTTTATCGGTATAGATTTTATCGCACCCATGCGAACGCAACGCATCTTTCTGGAGGGTCAGTTTCTGATCTTTGGTGCTGACATGAGCGTAACCTAATAGCATTACATTGCTCACTGTTTAATAAACTCATAAATTAAGAGTATAATAAACAGTGTTTATTTAAACCGCAATAGTAAACAATGCTAAAAATGAGGAGTTTTAAAGAAGAGACTAATTGTAACTTTCAGAATAAAGTGGCGTAAAATCTTTAGAGTTATTTGGCGTAATAATAGTTGTTTTGACTCATTAAATAGACCCAATTACCAAACATTCCCTAGCAGCTTCAACTACCT
Proteins encoded in this region:
- a CDS encoding recombinase family protein, with the protein product MLLGYAHVSTKDQKLTLQKDALRSHGCDKIYTDKVSGVKAERPGLGRMLKNAREGDTIVVWKLDRLGRSLKHLVELAEELSQRGIGLKSLNDPIDTSTAQGKLVFNIFAALAEFERGIISERTNAGLSAARARGRLGGRRPGLSEDAQRKARVAESLYKEGMPVNQIAENLNISKATLYKYLRFRKVDIGKYEKQSP